The following are encoded in a window of Salvelinus fontinalis isolate EN_2023a chromosome 40, ASM2944872v1, whole genome shotgun sequence genomic DNA:
- the LOC129839079 gene encoding zinc finger protein 239-like has translation MSSLNFSPSVKEEVCWAEIEGLGLNIVVKEEKEEEDVTVKQEVEGEAVTVKEEKKDFSVKEEEDTFRVKEEEGVTVKEEEEKEKEEDAVFGLKKEGEITVTLKDEEVEIGDLINTRERRDYRGSSGEPQQPHDADKAEKSLSRSELIKKHLQRSTGKIIHHSDCGKKFTSSAGITIYQRSHTGEKPYSCTECGKSFDTSSHLIVHQRTHTGEKAYRCDQCGKSFIQLSNLISHRRIHTGEKPYSCDQCGKSFIQLSNLISHQRIHTGEKPYSCDQCGKSFTRLGNLISHRRIHTGEKPYSCDECGKSFARSSNLTVHQRIHTGEKLYSCDQCGKSYTQLSGLISHQRTHTGEKPYSCSQCGKFFCTSSHLKIHQRRHTGEKP, from the exons atgagctccCTAAACTTCTCCCCTTCTGTTAAAGAAGAGGTCTGCTGGGCGGAGATAGAAGgtctggggctgaacattgtcgtgaaagaggagaaggaagaagaggatgtcacagtaaaacaagaagtagagggtgaggctgttacagtgaaagaagaaaagaaagacttttcagtgaaagaagaggaagacacgttcagagtgaaagaggaggagggtgttactgtgaaagaagaggaagagaaagagaaagaggaggatgcagtttttggattgaagaaggaaggggagattactgtcacattaaaagatgaagaggtggagataggagatctgattaacacca gagagagacgtgactatcgtggatcctctggggagcctcaacaacctcatgatgctgacaaggcagagaagagtctctccagatcagaactcatcaagaaacacctgcagagatccacagggaagataATTCACcactctgactgtgggaagaaatTCACCTCCTCAGCAGGCATTACAATTTATCAGAgatcacacacaggagagaaaccatatagctgtactgaatgtgggaagagttttgataCATCTAGCCATCTTATTGTacaccaaagaacacacacaggagagaaagctTATagatgtgatcaatgtgggaagagttttattcAGCTAAGCAACCTGATATCACACcggagaatacacacaggagagaaaccttatagctgtgatcaatgtgggaagagttttattcAGCTAAGCAACCtaatatcacaccagagaatacacacaggagagaaaccttatagctgtgatcaatgtgggaagagtttcactcGCTTAGGCAACCTGATATCACACcggagaatacacacaggagagaaaccgtatagctgtgatgaatgtgggaagagttttgctagGTCGAGcaatctgactgtacaccagagaatacacacaggagagaaactttatagctgtgatcaatgtgggaagagttataCTCAGCTAAGCggcctgatatcacaccagagaacacacacaggagagaaaccctaTAGCTGTTCTCAATGTGGGAAGTTTTTTTGTACATCTAGCCATCTGAAGATACACCAGAgaagacacacaggagagaaaccttaa